TCGTTGATCGCCGCGACGAACTGCTTGGTCTCAGCGTCTTTCGGTTTCTTCTCGGCGACCAGCCGCAGGGTCTGCTCGGCTCCGGCGATGCGCGCCGACAGTTGGGCGCCGTGCCCGGAGAACTGGCCGAGCTGGCTCAGCGGCACACCGAGTTGATCGGCCCGACGCTCGTCGAGGGCACCGCGCGCGGCGATCGCGGCGCGGTACACCACGGGAACAAGAACCGGGGCCAGCAAACGGGTGACGGTGAGCACGCGGCGCACGCGTGCCGGGGAGAGCAACTTGCCCTCGCGGGCCGCGCGCAGCTGGGTCTCGGCAACCTTGAGGGCGTTGCGGTCGGCGTCGCGCTGCGCCTTGAGCTGGGCTTTGAGTGCCTTCTGCTCGGCCTTGCGGTCGGCCTTGATCCGGCGGGCTTCGTTCTTTGCCGCGAGGCGCGCTTCGAGCTTGGCCTTGGCCTTGATCGCACGGGCTTCTGCGCGGCGGGTTGCGCGGCTCTTGCGTCGCGTGAACAGGCCCATTCCGGCTGCCTCCCGGTCGTCTAGTCGTGTGTAGGTGAGCACCGCTGAACTGCTGCTGAACCACAGTATCGTCCGGTCGATTTGCTCTGCCGACTCGGTGTGCCGGGCCCATCGGCAATCATCGAAGCTAGCAAATCTCCGTACCGCGTTTGTGCGACAATCAGATGACGTCTGTGAAGCCGATGCAGTGCGCCGAAGGGGGTGAGTTGATGCGTTCGCGCGTACTCGTCGCCGCATCAGCGTGCTT
This genomic window from Mycolicibacterium goodii contains:
- a CDS encoding DUF6474 family protein, coding for MGLFTRRKSRATRRAEARAIKAKAKLEARLAAKNEARRIKADRKAEQKALKAQLKAQRDADRNALKVAETQLRAAREGKLLSPARVRRVLTVTRLLAPVLVPVVYRAAIAARGALDERRADQLGVPLSQLGQFSGHGAQLSARIAGAEQTLRLVAEKKPKDAETKQFVAAINDRLTDLAAAVTAAENMPSARRRGAHAAISAQLDGIDADLMARLGLV